The Roseimicrobium gellanilyticum genome contains a region encoding:
- a CDS encoding PP2C family protein-serine/threonine phosphatase, whose translation MIIKTHTEPGGKVVNEDFVFARRHPSGGERYVCVLADGQGGRSNGALAARTACETVWARSMEHPFDSLLQPSIFSTLMYAADNAVCRTEGYTTLAALALDGSTVLGASCGDSKVFFAPGQGGGDEWEIIEWTAKQRKNPPVGSGEAMFTPFSHSDVSGGRILMLSDGVWKYCGFDAIKTCFEMASFADSASTLRAATLKRSGLSLPDDFSVIAVDLGDD comes from the coding sequence ATGATCATCAAAACGCACACGGAGCCCGGAGGGAAAGTGGTGAATGAGGACTTCGTATTCGCCCGCCGCCATCCGTCCGGCGGAGAGCGCTATGTGTGCGTGCTTGCGGATGGACAGGGCGGGCGGTCCAATGGAGCGCTGGCTGCGCGCACTGCGTGTGAAACCGTTTGGGCCCGGTCGATGGAGCATCCCTTTGATAGCCTGCTCCAGCCCTCCATCTTCTCCACGTTGATGTATGCCGCAGACAATGCGGTATGCCGGACGGAGGGCTACACCACGCTCGCTGCTCTGGCATTGGATGGCTCCACAGTTCTTGGGGCATCGTGTGGCGATTCCAAGGTGTTCTTTGCACCGGGGCAAGGCGGCGGCGATGAATGGGAAATCATCGAGTGGACCGCAAAGCAGCGGAAAAATCCGCCAGTGGGAAGCGGAGAAGCGATGTTCACTCCCTTTTCACATTCGGATGTGAGCGGCGGGCGCATCCTCATGCTCTCGGATGGTGTTTGGAAGTACTGTGGTTTTGACGCCATCAAAACCTGCTTTGAGATGGCCTCGTTCGCGGATTCTGCGTCCACGTTGCGAGCGGCTACCTTGAAGCGTTCCGGGCTGAGTTTGCCGGATGACTTCAGTGTGATCGCGGTGGATTTGGGTGACGACTGA
- a CDS encoding MBL fold metallo-hydrolase: protein MHDDSFLPIRASAVNFHVLRDASGLYLIDAGFIGGITQLKRALRQHGWENEPIRGIILTHGHLDHILNVAPLVKETGAWVAAPRLDAEHYAGTPKYTGWSHGAGILEAMGRPLLRFQSFTPDRWIDDGDTLDVWCGLRAVHLPGHTHGHTGWYCETRKLLFTADLFASYGPLSHFPPRILNSCPELMRGSVEKALSLDLQGVLPNHGNAASPEAHLSRLRRLAGRA, encoded by the coding sequence TTGCACGACGACTCCTTTCTCCCAATCCGGGCATCCGCCGTAAACTTCCACGTGCTCCGGGATGCCTCGGGCCTGTATCTCATTGATGCCGGCTTTATCGGCGGCATCACGCAGCTGAAGCGCGCGCTGCGCCAGCACGGTTGGGAGAATGAGCCCATTCGGGGCATCATTCTCACCCACGGCCATCTGGATCACATTCTCAACGTGGCACCGCTCGTGAAGGAAACGGGTGCCTGGGTGGCGGCTCCGCGCCTGGATGCCGAGCACTACGCAGGAACGCCGAAGTACACCGGCTGGTCCCATGGAGCAGGCATCCTCGAAGCCATGGGCCGTCCCCTCCTCCGCTTCCAATCTTTCACGCCGGACCGCTGGATTGATGACGGTGATACGCTCGATGTCTGGTGCGGTCTTCGTGCGGTGCATCTTCCTGGCCATACACATGGACATACAGGATGGTATTGCGAAACACGGAAGCTCCTCTTCACCGCGGACCTTTTCGCCAGCTATGGTCCGCTCTCTCATTTCCCGCCGCGCATCCTGAACTCCTGTCCGGAACTCATGCGAGGCAGTGTGGAGAAAGCGCTGTCTCTCGATCTCCAGGGCGTTCTGCCCAATCACGGAAATGCAGCCAGCCCGGAAGCGCATTTGTCCAGACTGCGCAGGCTCGCCGGTCGCGCCTGA
- a CDS encoding DUF3419 family protein, protein MKPLPSPDSWAVEAAKLPLAFAQVREDPRLDLELASILPYEGSVVMVASGGDTAVCLSWVPLKRLLLVDMNPAQLELSRLKWHLAQECSSDEVMRLLGHLPMSSGTRQKELGEWLVRLEMKQDVFGPPDIVAQVGPDHAGRYEFTFARLREAMNGQGEDLMRILQSRNGSQVLESLEPGTAVGDALDGNLASVMSLQNLVCLFGVEATQNPHQPFHRHFGGRIRHAVAQLPANANPFLWQMLVGRFPHEVSYDWIQNCHGHPTARTEPEYMRGRMNEVLESLEAESVDLVHLSNILDWLPEEEAAATLNAARRVLKRGGRMIIRQLNSSLDIPALDSGLVWDVELGAALQKRDRSFFYPHIHVGVWP, encoded by the coding sequence ATGAAGCCACTCCCGTCACCTGACTCCTGGGCTGTTGAAGCGGCCAAACTACCCCTGGCCTTTGCCCAGGTGCGCGAAGATCCACGGCTGGATTTGGAGCTCGCGTCAATTCTTCCCTATGAGGGCTCCGTGGTGATGGTGGCCTCCGGTGGCGATACCGCCGTGTGCCTGAGTTGGGTGCCGCTGAAACGGCTGCTGCTGGTGGACATGAATCCTGCGCAGCTCGAGCTCTCGCGACTCAAATGGCACTTGGCGCAGGAGTGCTCGTCGGATGAAGTGATGCGTTTGCTGGGACACCTGCCCATGTCCTCCGGGACTCGCCAGAAGGAACTTGGTGAATGGCTCGTCAGGCTGGAGATGAAGCAGGATGTGTTTGGTCCTCCGGACATCGTGGCACAGGTGGGACCAGACCACGCGGGACGTTATGAGTTCACCTTTGCCCGTCTGCGTGAGGCCATGAATGGGCAGGGTGAGGACTTGATGCGTATTCTTCAATCTCGGAATGGTTCCCAAGTTCTCGAGTCGCTCGAACCGGGAACCGCGGTGGGAGATGCCTTGGATGGGAACCTTGCCTCCGTGATGTCATTGCAGAACCTGGTGTGCCTGTTTGGTGTCGAGGCCACGCAGAATCCCCATCAGCCTTTTCACCGCCATTTTGGAGGACGGATCCGTCATGCCGTTGCGCAGCTTCCTGCCAATGCCAATCCCTTCCTCTGGCAGATGCTGGTCGGGCGATTTCCACATGAGGTATCCTATGATTGGATACAGAACTGCCACGGCCATCCCACCGCGCGAACCGAGCCTGAGTACATGCGCGGACGCATGAACGAGGTTCTGGAATCGCTGGAGGCGGAAAGCGTGGATCTGGTCCATCTCTCGAATATCCTCGACTGGCTTCCCGAAGAAGAGGCTGCGGCCACGTTGAACGCAGCACGGCGTGTTTTGAAGCGGGGCGGACGTATGATCATCCGACAGCTCAATTCCTCACTGGATATTCCAGCTCTCGATAGCGGCCTGGTCTGGGATGTTGAGCTCGGAGCGGCGCTGCAGAAGCGTGACCGCAGCTTCTTCTACCCGCACATTCATGTGGGTGTGTGGCCATAG
- a CDS encoding acyltransferase, whose protein sequence is MEQSNHASVSRPPSPWPASIRAVMLLLNLVPLAHAALTLWIGFAISWLGAVACLYLAPPVLLRVVLLAVPLIHGTHAPGSRAFLIWWASSQPQVIFSRLPLLEELLRMVPGLYSLWLRLWGSKIGRLTYWAPGVRVLDRTLLRIGDDVVLGAGARLIAHVVSNNAEGQTVLHVAPIEIGDRCRIGGYALLSPGSVVDADEEVHICALFPPFTHWKEGRRSKLAVVS, encoded by the coding sequence GTGGAACAGTCCAATCACGCCAGCGTCTCTCGCCCGCCATCCCCGTGGCCAGCGAGCATTCGTGCGGTGATGCTCCTGCTGAATCTCGTGCCGCTGGCGCATGCGGCACTGACTCTCTGGATTGGATTTGCGATTTCATGGCTGGGCGCGGTGGCGTGTCTCTATCTTGCACCTCCGGTTCTCTTGAGAGTCGTGCTGCTGGCGGTCCCGCTCATCCATGGCACTCACGCACCCGGGTCCCGTGCTTTCTTGATTTGGTGGGCCAGTTCCCAGCCACAGGTGATCTTTTCACGGCTGCCATTGCTGGAGGAACTTCTGCGGATGGTCCCGGGTCTGTATTCTCTCTGGCTCAGGCTGTGGGGATCCAAAATTGGCCGCCTCACCTACTGGGCGCCCGGCGTGCGTGTGCTGGATCGCACTCTGCTGCGGATTGGAGATGATGTGGTTCTCGGAGCCGGAGCACGGTTGATTGCCCACGTGGTCAGCAACAATGCGGAAGGTCAGACCGTGCTCCACGTCGCACCCATCGAGATAGGAGATCGCTGTCGCATAGGTGGCTATGCCCTGCTGTCTCCGGGCTCCGTCGTGGATGCAGATGAAGAGGTGCATATCTGCGCGCTCTTTCCACCGTTCACGCACTGGAAGGAAGGGAGGCGAAGCAAGCTCGCCGTCGTTTCCTAA
- a CDS encoding diiron oxygenase: MSDARRLKPSPSAGEPIAGSARDGMLFAPESLTPLAFTPVYHTLTEPQRLGYNRVHGLYFLEQIIFFEQVMARPTLEWLIRNSPTPQLSREAEHFLQEEDAHSSWFRGLLRDIAPEQYAHGDFRLLDMGSLTHRLMRLPGSSVRFFPAMLWLQLIFEERALYFGRAFVSCGRALDPRFQAVHRQHLEDEPAHIRRDVLFLEWLWPGAPLWLRRVNVRALVWLMREFFLLPKRSGLRVVDTWLREFPELTPRKREFHDAMRALESDDAYLRTLYPKTGFPRTRQLIARWPELAALDDFFTD, from the coding sequence ATGTCCGATGCCCGCAGACTGAAACCTTCGCCGAGTGCAGGTGAACCAATCGCTGGCTCCGCCAGGGACGGCATGCTCTTCGCACCCGAGTCGCTGACCCCGCTGGCGTTTACACCCGTGTATCACACCCTCACGGAGCCGCAGCGCCTGGGCTACAACCGCGTGCATGGCCTCTACTTCCTCGAGCAAATCATCTTCTTCGAGCAAGTGATGGCGCGCCCCACACTGGAGTGGCTCATCCGGAACTCCCCCACTCCGCAACTGAGCCGCGAAGCCGAACACTTCCTTCAGGAGGAGGATGCGCATTCCTCGTGGTTCCGCGGACTCTTGCGTGACATCGCGCCCGAGCAGTATGCGCATGGGGACTTCCGTCTGCTGGATATGGGCAGTCTCACACACCGGCTCATGAGGCTGCCTGGGAGCAGTGTGCGCTTCTTCCCTGCCATGCTCTGGCTGCAATTGATCTTCGAAGAGCGCGCCCTGTATTTTGGCCGTGCCTTTGTCTCCTGCGGCCGGGCGTTGGACCCACGGTTTCAGGCAGTGCATCGCCAGCATCTCGAGGATGAACCAGCACATATCCGTCGCGACGTGCTCTTCCTCGAATGGCTCTGGCCTGGCGCGCCCCTCTGGCTGCGCCGGGTGAATGTGCGTGCGCTGGTGTGGCTGATGCGCGAGTTCTTCCTGCTGCCCAAACGCTCGGGTCTGCGGGTGGTGGATACGTGGCTGCGTGAATTCCCGGAGCTGACGCCGCGCAAGCGAGAGTTCCACGACGCCATGCGCGCCCTTGAGTCCGACGACGCCTACCTGCGCACGCTCTATCCCAAGACCGGCTTCCCCAGGACACGGCAGCTTATCGCCCGCTGGCCAGAGCTTGCAGCCCTCGATGATTTCTTTACGGATTGA